The proteins below come from a single Parageobacillus thermoglucosidasius genomic window:
- a CDS encoding long-chain fatty acid--CoA ligase, with amino-acid sequence MNNRHFPHWPKRLSKTLTVPETTMVDHLATTAKRYPQKTAIHYYGSSYSYEQLFEQVNALAGYLQKKLSVQRGDRVLLYMQNSPQFVISYYAILRAEAIVVPINPMNTSEELSFYIQDCETKVGIIGQELFAKVEPLLLSTVLERVIVAAYSDYISELHVSLPDEVALPRQTYANDCVHYWSNCLEADIPAKEYNGHVDDIAVLPYTSGTTGVPKGCVHTHRTVNANIISAYHWSNVTNAAVCLVTLPLFHVTGMVHSMHVPIFAGATMVVLTRWNRDDAARFMEMYRCTHWVNISTMLIDFLANPSLSEYDLSSLASISGGGAPLPAAVGEKLFQLTGLQYVEGYGLSETISHTHFNPPDRPKLQCLGIPSFDVDARIIDPATGKELGAGEAGEIVVHGPQVFKGYYRREKETEESFIEIDGKRFFRTGDIGRMDEEGYFFIVDRVKRMINAAGYKVWPTEVESLLYKHPAVQQACVVGVPDPRRGETVKAFIVLQDNYVGKVTEQDIIEWAKAQMAAYKYPRIIEFRSSLPMTSSGKLLWRKLQEEEYQKLERGGTKA; translated from the coding sequence TTGAACAACCGCCATTTTCCGCATTGGCCGAAACGGTTGAGCAAAACGCTGACAGTGCCGGAAACGACGATGGTCGATCATTTAGCAACAACAGCGAAGCGCTACCCTCAGAAAACCGCTATCCATTACTACGGATCTTCTTATTCATACGAACAGCTATTCGAGCAAGTTAACGCACTTGCTGGCTACCTGCAAAAAAAGCTTTCCGTTCAGCGAGGCGACCGAGTGCTTTTATACATGCAAAATTCCCCGCAATTCGTCATTTCCTATTATGCGATTTTACGCGCCGAAGCGATTGTCGTTCCGATTAATCCGATGAATACAAGTGAAGAGCTTTCGTTCTATATTCAAGACTGTGAGACGAAAGTGGGAATCATTGGCCAGGAACTGTTTGCCAAAGTGGAACCGCTGCTTTTATCCACCGTGTTGGAACGAGTGATTGTCGCCGCTTATTCAGATTATATCAGCGAACTCCATGTTTCTCTGCCTGACGAAGTGGCGCTGCCGCGGCAGACGTATGCGAATGACTGCGTGCATTACTGGAGCAATTGTTTAGAAGCGGATATTCCGGCAAAAGAGTATAACGGTCATGTTGACGATATCGCTGTGCTGCCATATACTTCTGGGACGACGGGAGTGCCCAAAGGCTGTGTTCATACACATCGAACGGTAAATGCCAATATTATCAGCGCCTATCATTGGTCGAACGTGACAAACGCTGCCGTTTGCCTCGTCACATTGCCGCTCTTTCATGTTACGGGAATGGTCCACAGCATGCATGTGCCGATTTTTGCGGGCGCAACGATGGTGGTGCTGACGCGCTGGAATCGCGATGATGCCGCGCGCTTCATGGAAATGTATCGTTGTACGCATTGGGTCAATATTAGCACGATGCTTATTGATTTTTTGGCAAATCCGTCGTTATCTGAATATGATCTTTCTTCTCTTGCCAGCATCTCTGGGGGAGGCGCGCCGCTTCCGGCAGCGGTGGGAGAAAAATTGTTTCAGCTGACAGGTTTGCAATATGTTGAAGGATACGGTCTGTCGGAAACGATTTCGCATACGCATTTTAACCCGCCGGACCGCCCGAAATTGCAATGTTTAGGCATTCCTTCGTTTGATGTCGACGCCCGCATTATTGACCCGGCGACGGGAAAAGAGCTCGGAGCCGGAGAAGCCGGGGAAATCGTCGTGCACGGCCCGCAAGTGTTTAAAGGCTATTATCGGCGCGAAAAAGAAACAGAAGAATCATTTATCGAAATCGATGGGAAACGGTTTTTCCGCACCGGCGACATCGGGCGAATGGATGAAGAAGGATATTTTTTCATTGTCGACCGCGTCAAACGAATGATCAACGCTGCCGGGTATAAAGTATGGCCGACGGAAGTGGAGTCGCTCCTATATAAACATCCCGCTGTCCAGCAAGCGTGCGTTGTCGGCGTTCCCGATCCGCGCCGCGGCGAGACAGTGAAAGCATTTATCGTGCTTCAAGATAATTATGTTGGAAAAGTAACGGAACAAGACATTATAGAGTGGGCCAAAGCGCAAATGGCCGCATATAAATATCCGCGCATCATCGAATTTCGTTCATCGCTGCCGATGACATCGAGCGGAAAATTATTGTGGCGGAAATTGCAAGAAGAAGAGTATCAAAAATTAGAAAGAGGCGGAACGAAAGCGTGA
- a CDS encoding XylR N-terminal domain-containing protein, which translates to MNKPKSVLDQLELKFDNGYIYMGKSRSMIVATNALGLLRRDLIRDMGFERMKGFLFRYGWNLGRQDAKELLNHANCTVEEYIQYGPTLHTMKGHVKARCTLLEIKKENGKYQVTMEGYWSHSYEAEEHVRHFGISSIPVCFTLSGYASGFVSEIIGEKTIFKEMACQGMGKEQCHWIGKTVELWGKEVEQELCYLDESPIVEELAATYEKLLEERNNLKFVTAVHKKLTEEIIKGNNLDSVVHQVFQATNIPVLIENLHLHPMVYAGIPSDELEQYKNELVDYLGKNPFCQPQAIVTSTHLLHLRHHYRLMTPIFLQNKIVGYCSFIYHDLDQFNASISPMILERLASVSSVCLLNEKTKLESYERMKGFFLEEIINAGQQGNYHDLIMKAGLIGVDLSKPFYICVLDCRFQEDDLSKELEMQKEILSFLTAYGNEQKQNMLIGQRAKHLILLVTEDQVEKAGIQPWLSKMVDLLSSQFSSVKFYGGISSKVNNVSYAGDAYKEALTSVRVASKHQQIISFESLGVVGVLINEKNEQEVKKIAKACLGNLKLDDPKNIELLRTLYIFLVNGGNLEQTAADLALSISGLRYRVSKIESILQQELRNPMIHHQLLLSIQSLMMIGEIDIGIK; encoded by the coding sequence ATGAACAAACCAAAATCGGTATTGGACCAATTGGAATTAAAATTTGATAACGGTTACATTTATATGGGGAAGTCCCGCTCGATGATTGTGGCGACAAATGCGCTCGGATTATTGCGCAGAGATTTAATTCGCGACATGGGGTTTGAGCGGATGAAGGGGTTTTTGTTTCGGTATGGATGGAATTTAGGAAGGCAAGACGCGAAAGAGCTGCTGAATCATGCAAACTGCACGGTGGAGGAGTACATTCAGTACGGACCAACATTGCATACGATGAAAGGCCATGTGAAAGCAAGATGTACTCTTTTGGAAATAAAAAAAGAAAATGGAAAATACCAAGTCACCATGGAAGGATATTGGTCCCATTCCTATGAAGCGGAAGAACATGTACGCCATTTTGGAATATCATCCATCCCGGTTTGCTTTACCCTTTCCGGATATGCGAGCGGGTTCGTTTCAGAAATTATCGGAGAAAAAACGATTTTCAAAGAAATGGCCTGTCAAGGAATGGGAAAAGAACAATGCCATTGGATCGGCAAAACGGTGGAGCTATGGGGGAAAGAAGTGGAACAAGAGCTGTGTTATCTCGATGAGTCTCCAATCGTGGAAGAACTAGCGGCAACATACGAAAAACTTTTGGAAGAACGGAATAATTTAAAATTTGTGACGGCTGTTCATAAGAAGCTCACTGAGGAAATCATTAAAGGAAACAATTTAGACTCCGTGGTTCATCAAGTGTTTCAAGCGACGAATATCCCAGTTTTAATTGAGAACCTGCACCTTCATCCGATGGTCTATGCTGGGATCCCTTCCGATGAATTAGAACAATATAAAAACGAACTTGTTGACTACTTAGGAAAAAATCCTTTTTGCCAGCCTCAAGCCATTGTAACATCGACCCATCTTCTTCATTTGCGCCATCATTATCGCCTGATGACACCAATTTTTTTGCAAAATAAAATCGTAGGATATTGTTCGTTTATTTATCACGATTTGGATCAATTCAACGCCTCGATTTCTCCGATGATTTTAGAGCGGTTGGCCTCTGTTAGTTCGGTATGTTTGCTCAATGAAAAAACGAAACTAGAATCGTATGAACGGATGAAAGGGTTTTTTTTGGAGGAAATCATTAATGCGGGACAACAAGGCAATTATCATGACTTAATCATGAAAGCTGGTTTAATAGGAGTGGATTTGTCCAAGCCTTTTTATATTTGTGTGCTGGATTGCCGGTTTCAAGAAGATGACTTATCGAAAGAGCTGGAAATGCAAAAAGAAATTTTAAGTTTTCTTACTGCTTACGGGAATGAGCAAAAGCAAAACATGCTGATTGGCCAGCGCGCCAAACATCTTATTCTGTTAGTTACAGAAGATCAAGTTGAAAAAGCGGGAATACAACCATGGCTGTCCAAAATGGTTGATTTGCTGTCTTCACAATTTTCTTCTGTTAAATTTTACGGAGGAATCAGCTCCAAAGTAAATAATGTATCATATGCCGGAGATGCTTATAAGGAAGCGCTTACATCCGTCAGGGTCGCATCGAAACACCAACAAATCATTTCTTTTGAATCATTAGGAGTCGTTGGCGTGCTGATTAACGAAAAGAATGAACAAGAAGTGAAAAAAATAGCCAAAGCCTGCCTTGGAAATTTAAAGCTGGACGATCCAAAAAACATAGAACTCCTGCGAACATTGTACATTTTTTTAGTCAACGGCGGCAATTTAGAACAGACAGCGGCGGATTTAGCGCTGTCCATCAGCGGATTGCGATACAGAGTGAGCAAAATCGAAAGCATTCTTCAGCAGGAACTTCGAAATCCTATGATCCATCATCAACTTCTTTTATCCATTCAGTCATTAATGATGATTGGAGAAATCGATATCGGCATTAAATAA
- a CDS encoding 2Fe-2S iron-sulfur cluster-binding protein, producing the protein MAYQINIGGEVFSCGENVDLLKAAKSQQVKIPYGCANGGCGMCKVKIKEGEYKIGLCSKGALSDEERQQGYVLACKTYPLSHLIGELVKY; encoded by the coding sequence ATGGCATATCAAATTAATATAGGCGGAGAAGTATTTTCTTGCGGAGAGAATGTGGATTTACTAAAAGCCGCGAAATCTCAGCAAGTAAAAATTCCTTATGGGTGTGCAAATGGAGGATGCGGGATGTGCAAAGTCAAAATCAAAGAGGGAGAATACAAAATTGGCTTATGTTCGAAGGGGGCTCTTTCGGATGAGGAACGGCAACAAGGATATGTTTTAGCCTGCAAAACATATCCGCTAAGCCACTTGATTGGTGAGCTTGTTAAATATTAA
- a CDS encoding aldehyde dehydrogenase, whose product MKSVDTKVREIKLFIDGEYVTSSSHSLFEVKNPATQEVIAKVHEATKEDVDRACKAARRAFEEGPWRTMPVKERCEKIRRMAEIIMERREELARLEATDVGKPYSVAFEKEIPRSAHNLKFFADFIEQLGGEVYPMEEEYLNYTRYEPVGVAALITPWNLPFMLTTWKLGPCLAAGNTAVIKPAEATPLTVSLLGEIAKEAGIPDGVVNVVHGFGPNSTGEFLTAHPEVDLISFTGETTTGKAIMKTGADTLKRVSFELGGKAANIIFEDADLHKAIPVSIQAAFLNSGQVCLAGSRILVQRSIFDEFVARFKKAAEELVVGDPQDPRTNMGPLVSEEHYKKVTSYLEIAKQENATLITGGKRPSNLPDYLKNGFYLEPTVYVHENPEARICQEEIFGPVVTIIPFDTEEEAVQIANNTQYGLNGVIWTENLQRAHRISHQVRAGTIWVNCWFVRDLRAPFGGFKKSGIGREGGKHSLEFFTEAKNICIALQ is encoded by the coding sequence ATGAAATCGGTGGATACAAAAGTGCGGGAAATTAAGTTGTTTATTGATGGGGAATATGTTACTTCAAGCAGCCATTCATTATTTGAAGTGAAAAACCCGGCGACACAGGAAGTCATTGCGAAAGTGCATGAAGCGACAAAAGAAGATGTCGATCGGGCGTGCAAAGCGGCAAGAAGAGCGTTTGAAGAAGGCCCGTGGCGGACAATGCCCGTCAAAGAGCGGTGCGAAAAAATTCGCAGAATGGCAGAGATCATAATGGAAAGAAGAGAAGAACTTGCGCGCCTTGAAGCAACGGATGTCGGGAAGCCATATTCTGTAGCGTTTGAAAAAGAAATTCCGAGATCGGCTCATAATTTGAAATTTTTTGCTGATTTTATCGAACAGCTTGGCGGAGAAGTATACCCGATGGAAGAAGAATATTTGAACTATACCCGTTACGAACCTGTCGGTGTAGCTGCTTTAATCACTCCGTGGAATCTGCCGTTTATGCTTACAACATGGAAATTAGGGCCGTGCTTGGCCGCAGGAAATACGGCAGTCATTAAACCGGCGGAAGCTACTCCATTAACCGTTTCACTTCTCGGTGAAATAGCGAAAGAAGCTGGCATTCCTGATGGAGTGGTCAATGTCGTTCATGGGTTTGGCCCGAATTCAACGGGAGAGTTTTTAACTGCACATCCGGAAGTAGATTTAATTTCGTTTACGGGAGAAACGACGACGGGAAAAGCGATTATGAAAACAGGTGCTGATACGTTAAAAAGAGTGTCGTTTGAGTTGGGGGGGAAAGCGGCCAATATTATTTTTGAAGACGCCGATCTTCATAAAGCGATTCCTGTTTCCATTCAAGCGGCATTTTTAAACTCAGGGCAAGTTTGCCTTGCCGGCTCCCGGATTCTTGTGCAACGCTCGATTTTTGACGAATTTGTCGCTCGTTTCAAAAAAGCGGCGGAAGAATTAGTTGTAGGAGACCCGCAAGATCCGCGGACAAATATGGGTCCTCTTGTTAGCGAAGAACATTATAAAAAAGTGACAAGCTATTTAGAAATTGCGAAACAAGAAAATGCGACTTTGATTACCGGCGGCAAACGTCCTTCTAACCTGCCGGACTATTTGAAAAACGGTTTCTATTTGGAGCCGACCGTTTACGTGCATGAAAATCCGGAAGCGCGTATTTGCCAAGAAGAAATCTTCGGCCCTGTCGTGACGATCATTCCTTTTGATACGGAAGAAGAAGCTGTGCAAATCGCCAATAACACGCAATATGGATTAAACGGGGTGATTTGGACGGAGAACTTGCAGCGCGCCCACCGCATTTCCCATCAAGTTCGCGCCGGTACTATTTGGGTGAATTGCTGGTTTGTGCGTGACTTGAGAGCCCCGTTCGGCGGTTTCAAGAAAAGCGGCATCGGTCGTGAAGGAGGAAAACATAGCTTAGAATTTTTCACAGAAGCAAAAAACATTTGCATTGCTTTGCAATAA
- a CDS encoding 4-oxalocrotonate tautomerase — protein MPFIQVYLLEGRPPEKKETLIHELTETVCKVLDAPKENVRVMIQEMPLEHWGIAGESVKKRRKQEKE, from the coding sequence ATGCCTTTTATTCAAGTGTATTTATTAGAAGGCCGGCCTCCGGAAAAAAAGGAAACACTCATCCATGAGCTGACGGAGACGGTGTGCAAAGTGTTGGATGCGCCGAAAGAAAACGTCCGCGTAATGATTCAAGAAATGCCTCTGGAACATTGGGGGATTGCTGGAGAATCTGTGAAAAAACGAAGAAAACAGGAAAAGGAGTGA
- a CDS encoding 2-keto-4-pentenoate hydratase, which yields MLKTEVIDSIVDELFLAEKHGKAIPKLVDRYPGLNVDLAYEVQNRLIERKCRDEGTKVAGWKLGLTSKAKQEMMGVHEPAYGVLLENMQLQSDGSISLRTLIHPKIEPEIAFIFKEELKGPGVTVAEVLQKTDYIAPALEIIDSRYQHFSFTLADVIADNSSSSRFILGERFAKYNREDLSLVGMVFKKNGAIVSTSAGASVMGHPARAVAWMVNKLSRYGQSVKPGEVVLSGALTGAIEIEEGDVFSVSLDRFGSVEASFTFGKGE from the coding sequence ATGCTAAAAACGGAAGTTATCGATTCCATCGTCGATGAATTGTTCCTTGCCGAAAAGCACGGGAAGGCGATTCCGAAACTGGTCGATCGTTATCCCGGATTGAATGTTGATCTTGCTTACGAAGTACAAAACCGGTTGATTGAACGCAAATGCCGGGACGAAGGGACGAAAGTGGCCGGCTGGAAATTGGGGTTGACAAGCAAAGCCAAGCAGGAAATGATGGGGGTCCATGAGCCGGCTTACGGAGTTTTGCTGGAGAATATGCAGTTGCAAAGCGATGGCTCCATTTCTTTAAGAACATTAATACACCCAAAAATTGAACCGGAGATTGCCTTTATTTTTAAAGAGGAACTAAAAGGACCGGGCGTTACCGTGGCGGAAGTTTTGCAAAAGACGGACTACATCGCGCCGGCGCTTGAAATCATTGACAGCCGCTATCAACATTTTTCTTTCACGTTAGCGGATGTCATTGCTGATAATTCTTCTTCTTCCCGCTTCATTTTAGGAGAACGTTTTGCGAAATATAATAGGGAAGATTTAAGCTTAGTCGGCATGGTTTTTAAAAAGAACGGCGCCATTGTTTCAACGAGCGCTGGCGCAAGCGTGATGGGGCATCCGGCAAGGGCCGTCGCCTGGATGGTGAACAAACTTTCCCGTTATGGCCAATCAGTAAAGCCGGGAGAAGTCGTTCTCAGCGGGGCGTTAACCGGCGCGATAGAAATCGAAGAAGGAGACGTATTCTCCGTGAGCTTGGATCGCTTTGGCTCGGTTGAAGCCTCTTTTACCTTCGGAAAGGGGGAGTAA
- the dmpG gene encoding 4-hydroxy-2-oxovalerate aldolase, with protein sequence MMATPSKIHLVDVTLRDGSHAMKHAFTVEQVKQVAEGLDKAGMEYLEVSHGDGLGGSSLQYGFSKVNEMELIAAAAEVCKNAKVSVLLLPGIGVKEDLEEAVKAGAKMVRVATHVTEADVAKQHIELGRKLGLKTVGFLMMAHMAPVEKLVEQAKLFESYGAEIVYVTDSAGTLLPHEVKERVSALREALSCEIGFHGHNNLSLAMANSIAAVEAGATYIDGSLRCLGAGSGNTQTEVMVAVFERLGYETGVKLYPIMDVANEVVAKWMPRPQEITGSSLIMGYSGVYSSFLLHTQDAAKKFGVDERDILVELGKRKAVGGQEDFIYDIAAQLAKKKTAETIR encoded by the coding sequence ATGATGGCGACACCATCGAAAATTCATTTAGTCGATGTAACGTTGCGGGATGGAAGCCATGCAATGAAGCACGCTTTCACCGTCGAACAAGTAAAACAAGTAGCAGAAGGATTAGACAAAGCGGGAATGGAATATTTGGAAGTTTCCCATGGCGATGGATTAGGCGGCTCTTCATTGCAATATGGTTTTTCCAAAGTGAATGAGATGGAACTGATTGCAGCAGCTGCTGAAGTTTGCAAAAATGCGAAAGTTTCCGTTCTGCTTCTTCCGGGAATCGGTGTTAAGGAAGATTTGGAAGAAGCGGTCAAAGCGGGAGCGAAAATGGTGCGGGTGGCAACCCATGTCACGGAAGCGGACGTTGCGAAGCAACACATTGAGCTTGGCAGAAAGCTCGGATTAAAAACAGTAGGATTTTTAATGATGGCACATATGGCTCCGGTAGAAAAGCTTGTCGAGCAGGCAAAATTGTTTGAAAGTTACGGTGCGGAAATTGTCTATGTGACAGATTCGGCGGGAACGTTGCTTCCGCATGAAGTGAAGGAACGAGTGTCCGCATTGAGGGAAGCGCTATCATGCGAGATCGGCTTCCATGGCCATAACAACCTATCGCTGGCAATGGCCAACTCTATTGCGGCAGTGGAAGCAGGAGCCACTTATATTGACGGCAGTCTGCGCTGTTTAGGGGCAGGAAGCGGCAATACGCAAACAGAAGTGATGGTGGCTGTGTTTGAACGCCTTGGATATGAAACAGGTGTTAAGTTATATCCGATTATGGATGTGGCCAATGAAGTAGTGGCCAAATGGATGCCGCGGCCTCAAGAAATCACTGGTTCCAGCTTGATTATGGGATATTCAGGGGTTTATTCCAGCTTTCTTCTCCATACGCAAGATGCGGCCAAGAAATTCGGCGTTGATGAACGCGATATTTTAGTAGAGCTGGGTAAACGAAAAGCCGTCGGAGGACAAGAAGATTTCATTTATGATATCGCCGCCCAGCTGGCAAAGAAAAAAACGGCAGAAACGATTAGATAA
- a CDS encoding acetaldehyde dehydrogenase (acetylating), whose translation MKLKAGIIGSGNIGTDLMYKIERSQYLEMSVMIGIDPHSDGLKRAKDRGVTVIDNGIEGFLKNPDLADILFDATTAKAHYKHHEALTKLNKKIVDLTPAAIGPFVVPPVNLKEKLDAPDVNMVTCGGQATIPIVHAIRRVVPVEYAEIVATVASKSAGPGTRANIDEFTRTTARAIEKVGGAKKGKAIIILNPAEPPIIMRNTIHALVEETGKEEEIVHSIESMVKEVQTYVPGYRLRNEPMFDGKRVSVFLEVEGAGDYFPPYSGNLDIMTASAVKVGEELAKMKNSLVS comes from the coding sequence ATGAAATTAAAAGCAGGGATTATTGGATCTGGCAATATCGGCACAGACTTAATGTACAAAATAGAAAGAAGCCAATATTTAGAAATGAGCGTCATGATAGGGATTGATCCGCATTCGGATGGACTAAAAAGAGCAAAAGACCGGGGGGTGACGGTGATTGATAACGGAATAGAGGGATTTTTAAAAAACCCTGATTTAGCCGACATTCTTTTTGATGCGACGACAGCAAAAGCACATTATAAACATCATGAAGCATTAACTAAATTAAATAAAAAAATAGTTGATTTAACCCCTGCCGCCATCGGCCCTTTTGTCGTGCCGCCGGTCAACTTAAAAGAGAAACTGGATGCTCCCGATGTCAATATGGTCACGTGCGGCGGCCAGGCAACGATTCCCATTGTTCATGCTATTCGCCGGGTTGTGCCAGTGGAATATGCGGAAATCGTCGCAACGGTTGCGAGCAAAAGCGCTGGTCCGGGGACAAGAGCAAACATCGATGAATTCACCCGGACGACGGCGAGAGCGATTGAAAAAGTAGGAGGTGCCAAGAAAGGAAAGGCGATTATCATTTTAAATCCTGCGGAACCGCCGATTATTATGAGAAACACGATTCATGCGCTCGTGGAAGAAACGGGAAAAGAAGAAGAAATCGTTCATTCGATCGAATCGATGGTCAAGGAAGTGCAAACATATGTTCCTGGCTACCGTTTGCGAAACGAGCCGATGTTTGATGGAAAAAGAGTATCGGTTTTTCTTGAAGTAGAAGGAGCTGGTGATTATTTTCCTCCGTATTCTGGAAATCTCGATATTATGACCGCATCTGCAGTAAAAGTAGGAGAAGAATTGGCAAAAATGAAAAATTCGCTAGTTTCATAG
- a CDS encoding 2-keto-4-pentenoate hydratase has protein sequence MNITEIAALLLEAEEKKKPIDPLTALFPHLSADEAYQIQLKQVEQKVENGRTIVGKKIGLTSKAMQHLLQVAEPDYGHLLDDMIVLDGEHVSLDEFIQPKVEFELAFILKKDLKGPNVTVMDVIQATEYVAPAIEIIDSRIRDWKIRFEDTVADNGSSARAIIGGKPTPLENIDLSHTGMAAYRNGQLIDAAAGAAVMGNPIHAVIWLANALSRYHISLHKGEIILSGAWTAAVPVSRGDTFTVKFAHMGEVAVSFT, from the coding sequence ATGAACATTACAGAAATCGCCGCTTTATTATTGGAAGCGGAAGAGAAGAAAAAGCCGATTGATCCGCTTACCGCTCTTTTTCCTCATTTGTCGGCAGATGAGGCTTATCAAATCCAATTGAAGCAAGTGGAACAGAAGGTGGAAAACGGGCGGACCATCGTTGGCAAAAAAATTGGTTTAACAAGCAAGGCAATGCAACATTTGCTTCAAGTAGCGGAACCGGATTATGGCCATCTTCTTGACGACATGATTGTGTTGGATGGAGAACATGTTTCTCTTGATGAGTTCATCCAGCCAAAAGTAGAATTTGAGCTTGCCTTCATTTTAAAGAAAGATTTAAAGGGCCCCAATGTCACGGTGATGGATGTGATCCAGGCGACGGAGTACGTGGCCCCAGCCATTGAAATTATCGACAGTAGAATCAGGGATTGGAAAATTCGTTTTGAAGATACGGTTGCCGATAACGGCTCGTCTGCCAGAGCTATTATCGGTGGAAAACCGACGCCGCTCGAAAACATCGATCTTTCGCATACCGGTATGGCTGCTTACCGAAATGGTCAATTGATCGATGCCGCTGCCGGAGCGGCTGTCATGGGGAATCCGATCCATGCCGTCATCTGGCTTGCCAATGCTCTTAGCCGTTATCACATTTCTTTACATAAAGGGGAAATCATTTTATCAGGAGCATGGACCGCCGCCGTGCCTGTCTCTCGCGGGGATACGTTTACCGTCAAATTTGCCCATATGGGAGAAGTAGCTGTTTCTTTCACGTAA
- a CDS encoding alpha/beta fold hydrolase codes for MQEVTSAYAKTGAYETYFYRAGAGNGEAVLFIHGSGPGATAWSNWQYALPFFKEKGFDCIAPDLIGFGMSEHPSSPPKGIRSWMRLWVDQLELLLDALAVKRTHLVGNSLGGAIALHLLAEAPERIDRVVLMGPAGAPFRLTPELDRVWGFYEDPSAERMAQMIRWFAYDESFIEGQLADISKMRFEAAMNPAVRRSYEAMFPPPRQQIVDDLVLPSATLRRIRQPVLLVHGLNDPIVPAETSYYLAKHLPRVKMMIYGQCSHWTQVEYKDSFHSLLLHFFTNKI; via the coding sequence TTGCAAGAAGTAACAAGCGCCTATGCCAAAACTGGTGCCTACGAAACTTATTTTTACCGGGCCGGTGCCGGGAATGGCGAAGCGGTTCTTTTTATCCATGGGTCCGGTCCTGGAGCAACTGCATGGTCTAATTGGCAATATGCGCTCCCTTTTTTCAAGGAAAAAGGGTTTGATTGTATAGCGCCAGACTTAATCGGTTTCGGGATGTCAGAACATCCGTCTTCGCCTCCGAAAGGCATCCGGTCTTGGATGAGGCTGTGGGTGGACCAGCTTGAACTGCTTCTGGATGCATTGGCAGTGAAACGCACTCATTTGGTTGGAAATTCTTTAGGCGGAGCTATCGCTCTTCACTTATTGGCCGAGGCGCCTGAGCGCATTGACCGCGTTGTGTTGATGGGTCCGGCGGGGGCTCCGTTTCGATTGACCCCGGAGCTTGACCGCGTTTGGGGATTTTATGAAGATCCATCTGCAGAGAGAATGGCACAAATGATTCGCTGGTTTGCTTATGATGAAAGTTTTATCGAAGGCCAGCTTGCCGACATTAGCAAGATGCGCTTTGAGGCTGCTATGAATCCTGCTGTGCGGCGTTCCTATGAAGCAATGTTTCCCCCGCCTCGCCAGCAGATTGTGGATGATCTTGTTTTGCCAAGTGCCACGTTGCGCCGCATCCGACAACCAGTTTTGCTCGTTCATGGACTGAATGATCCGATCGTTCCTGCCGAAACAAGTTATTATCTTGCCAAACATCTTCCGCGGGTGAAGATGATGATTTACGGACAGTGCAGCCATTGGACGCAAGTGGAGTACAAAGATAGTTTTCATTCTTTGCTTTTGCACTTTTTTACCAATAAAATTTAA